One Vicinamibacterales bacterium genomic window, ATCTGCAGGACGGCGTGTGGAACGGCGAGCGGATCCTGCCGGAAGGCTACGCCAGGTTCGTGCGCACGCTCGCGCCCGCCTGGGAAGCCGACCAGCGCCCGATCTACGGCGGTCTGTTCTGGATCAACGGCGACAGCACGTTCCCCGCGCCGAAGGAAGCCTTCTATATGTCGGGTGTCGGTGGCCAGACGGTGCTGATGATCCCGTCGCACCAGCTCGCGATCGTCCGGCTGGGGCACTACAAGGGCGTGGCGCCGGGCGGCCGCGCGCTGCGCAAGGCGGTCGGCATCCTGATGGAGGCGATTCCGCCAGCGTGATAGAGCAGGGCGAAATCCGGACTATTTCTTGAGAAGGCCGCCGACCAGGTAGTCGACAAAGGCGTCGCCGATCTGATCGGACGTCGCCGGGCCTTCGGGAGCGAACCACTTCGGAATCCAGTTGATGGCGCCCATCATCGCGAACTCGATGAGCTTGGGGTCGCCGGGCTTGAACAGCCCCTCGTCGATGCCCTGCTGAATGATCGCGCGCACGCCCTGGTCGAACTGGTCGCGCTTGACGATCACGCGCTTGAAGAGCACCGGCGACAGCGCTTCCGGGTCGAGGGTGAGGGCGGTGCCGTGGAGTTCGTCGAGGATCAGGTGCACGAAGGCGAGCACCAGCTTGCGCAGCTTGGCGTCCGGGCTGGACGTTTCCGCCTGCACGTCGGCCATCAGCGTGAGCAGCAGGTCCAGCGAGTAATCGTGGCAGGCGAAGAGAATCTCTTCCTTGTTCTTGAAGTAGTAGTAGAGATTGCCCTTGGTCATTTCCAGCGCCGACGCAATTTCGTCAACGCTCGCGCCGTGATAGCCGCGCCGGCGGAACGCGGCGGCGGCGCTCTTAAGGATTTCCGTCCGGCGGTCCGACGCCGAGGCTGACTTGGCCATAGGGGACAAGCTGGTTATAGCATACATTTGAACGAGCGTTTAGGGATGTGGTAGGCCCCGCACGTGGCATCCACCGGCGGAGTCCTGAAGGTCTGCCGCGACGGGTCGATTAGCTCATTGTGGCGTCTACCGCTGTGCCAGGCGTGACCATCCGCAGAGTCGTGTTCGTCAAGGCTCGATGAGACTGGTACGCATTGAGGAACTGCGAGCCGGCGACCGGCTGGGCCGGGACATCTTCGCCCGACCTGAGGCGCTGCCGCTGCTGCGGGCGGGAATCCGGGTATCGGACGGCTATAAGCGGTCCCTCGTGCGATCGGGGATTACCGCGGTCTGGATCGATGACGGGCTGTCGGCGGGCATCGAGCCGATCGAGATGGTAGCCGAGGCCACCAAGCAGAAGGCGCGGGGAGCGATTGCCGACGCGCTTCGAGAGGCATCCGAGACGCTGGCGACCGGAGGCACGTTATCGAGAGACACCGTCCGGGACATGCGGGGGGTGGCTGAACTGATCGTCGGGGACGTGGAGCAGAATGTCCACTCGGCGCTCGCGCTCAGCGACCTCGCCAACGCCGATTCCTACACGCTCAAGCATTCGCTTGCCGTAACCACCCTCGGCCTCGTGCTGGGCTCGCGGGTGATGCGGAAGTACGGATGGACCGATGGCGATGGCCACCGGCGCTTCGACGGCATCGAGGACCGCCTGTTGGAACTCGGGGTCGGCCTACTGTTGCACGACATCGGCAAGCTGGCCGTGCCCCCGGAGATCCTCCGAAAACCAGGGCCCCTGACAGGCGAAGAGTGGACCGCAATGCGGGCTCACCCAACGCTGGGCTTCGAGATTCTCTCAAAGGCCGACGGCATCAGTCTCCTCTCGCGCGCCGTCGTGCGATCACACCACGAACGGTGGCTCGGTAACGGGTATCCCGACGGCTTGGCTGGGACCGCCATTCATTTGTTCGCCCGGATCGCGGCCGTGGCGGATGTGTTCGATGCGCTGACCTCGGATCGGCACTACCGCAAGGCCATGCCGCTGCGCGAGGCCTACGACTTCGTGGTGGACCGCGCCGATCGAGATTTCGACCGCGAGGTGGTCAGTGTCTTTCAGTCGTCGGTAGCCCCGTATCCACCCGGCACCCCGGTCCGGCTCTCCGACGGCCGTGGCGGCCTGGTCCAGGAGGTGCAATTGGGGGATGTGATATCGCCCATCATCCGCGTCGTCGTGAATGCCGCAGGTGAGCTGATACCCCCTCAGGTCGTCGACCTGTCGACGGCCGTGGACCTCACCATCGTCTCGACAGAGGTCGAGATTCCCGCCGAGGTGCCGTTACCTCACTGAACTGCCGGCGAACCAGGCGGCAGGGCCGCCGCCGCCCGCCCAGGTCGAACCGATCGAGCTTCCGTTTTTCCGATTTGAACGAGCGTTTAAGGACGTAGTAAACTGCCCTGGTGGAACACACCGTGACGGCCCCGTCTGTGACCTTTGAGACCTCTCCCGCGCAATACCAGCACTGGAAGCTGACCGTGGACGGCAATGTCGCGACGCTCGCCATGGATGTGAACGAAGACCGCGGCATGCGGCCCAACGATTACAAGCTCAAGCTCAATTCGTACGACCTCGGCGTCGACATCGAGTTGGCCGACGTGCTCCAGCGGCTGCGCTTCGAACACCCCGAGGTCCACGCGGTTGTGCTCACCAGCCTCAAGCCGCGCATCTTCTGCGCCGGCGCCAACATCTTCATGCTCGGCACCTCGAGCCACGCCTTCAAGGTGAACTTCTGCAAGTTCACCAACGAGACGCGGCTGGGCATGGAAGACATGAGCGCCCACAGCGGCATCAAGTTCATGGCCGCCGTGAACGGCATTTGCGCCGGCGGCGGCTACGAGCTGGCGCTGGCCTGCGATGAGATCCTGCTCGTGGACGACGGCAGCGCGTCGGTGGGGCTGCCGGAAACCCCGCTCCTGGGCGTGCTGCCCGGCACCGGCGGGCTGACCCGCGTCGTTGACAAGCGCAAGGTGCGGCGCGACCTCGCCGACGACTTCAGCACGCTGGTCGAAGGCGTGCGCGGCAAGCGCGCCGTGGAAGGCCGCTTTGTCGACGCGGTGTATCCCACCAGCAAGTTCCAGGAGGCCGTCGCCAGGCGCGCGAACGAGCTGGCGGCGCAATCCGACCGGCCGCAGGCGGGCCCCGGCGTCACGCTCGGCCCGCTCAACCCGTCGATCGACGGCGACACTATCCAGTACAAGTATGTGAAGGTGGTGATCGATCGCGCCAAGCGGCGGTGCGCGCTGACCATCGCCGCGCCGGACTCGCCCCAGCCCGCCACGCCGGATGAATTCCTGGCCGCCGGCGATCAGTCGTGGGCCATCCGCGCGTTCCGCGAACTGGACGACGCGCTGCTGCGGCTGCGGCTCAACGAGCCGGAGATCGGGACCGTGGTGCTGCGCGCCACGGGCGACCCGAAGGCGGTGCTCGCGGTGGACGCCTCGCTCGACGCCCACAAGTCCCACTGGCTCGTGCGCGAGATCGTCAGCCTGATTCGCCGCACGCTGAAGCGCGTGGACCTGACCTCGCGCAGCTTCTTCGCGCTGATCGAGCCGGGCAACGCGTTTGCCGGCACGCTCTTCGAGCTCGCGCTCGCCGCCGATCGCGTCTACATGCTCGACCATCCCGACGAGCCGAACTCCATCGCACTGTCGGTGATGAACGGCGGCGCCTATCCGATGAGCAACGGCATCACGCGCCTGCAGGTGCGGTTCCTTGGCGAGCCCGACTCCGTGGGCACGGCGCTCTCGCACGACGGCCCGTTCGACGCGCAGGAAGCGCTGGCGGCCGGTCTCGTGTTCTCGGCCCCCGACGACATCGACTGGGACGACGAGGTGCGCATGGCGCTCGAGGCACGGGCGGCGTTCTCGCCCGACGCGCTGACCGGCATGGAGGCCAACCTGCGCTTCGCCGGACCGGAAACGATGGAGACCAAGATCTTCGGGCGCCTCACCGCCTGGCAGAACTGGATTTTCCAGCGGCCCAACGCGGTGGGTGAGCGCGGCGCGCTGATGACCTACGGCCGCGAAGGCCGGCCGACTTTCGACTTCAAGCGGACGTAGGCCGCAGATGACGCCGAAGGCCAGGGCCGCAGATTACGCAGATTTCGCAGATTACGCAGATCTAGTCACGAGGGCGCGTCCATGATTTCCGCCGAACGCATTCCCAATAACGTCAACCTGTCCGACAACAAGCGGCTGCTGCGCGCGCTCGAGCACTGGCAGCCGGCCTACCTCGATTGGTGGCGCGACATGGGGCCGCCCGGGTTCCAGGACAGCCACCAGGTCTACCTCCGCACCGCCGTCAGCGTCGACGCCGCGGGCTGGGCGCACTTCGACTACGTCAAGCTGCCCGAATACCGCTGGGGCATCTTCCTGGCCGAGCCGACGCACGATCGCCGCATTGGCTTTGGCGACTTCAAGGGCCAGCCGGTCTGGCAGGAAGTGCCGGGCGAGTTCCGCAACCAGCTCCGCCGGCTGATCGTCATCCAGGGCGACACTGAGCCCGCGAGCGTGGAGCAGCAGCGGTCGCTCGGCGCGCACTGCCCGAGCCTCTACGACCTGCGCAACCTGTTCCAGGTGAACGTCGAGGAAGGCCGTCACCTCTGGGCGATGGTCTACCTGCTGCACTCGCACTTCGGCCGCGACGGCCGCGAGGAAGCGGAAGCGCTGCTCGAGCGCCGCAGCGGCAACGACGACACCCCGCGCATGCTCGAGGCATTCAACGAGCCGATCGACACCTGGCTCGACTTCTTCGCCTTCACGATGTTCACCGATCGCGACGGCAAGTCGCAGCTGCTGTCGCTGTCGGAAAGCTCGCTGGATCCGCTGTCGCGCACCACGCGCTTCATGCTGACCGAAGAGGCGCACCACATGTTCGTCGGCGAGACCGGCATCGCCCGCATCCTCGAGCGCACCTGCCAGTTGCTGCGCGAGTCCGGCTTCTCCGGCGACGTCCGCCGGGCCGGCGGCATCGACCTGCCGCTCATCCAGAAGTTCGTCAACTTCTGGTTCAGCCAGAGCCTCGACCTGCACGGCAGCGAAGTGTCGAGCAACGCCGCCGCCTATTTCTCGAACGGCCTCAAGGGCCGCGCCGAAGAAGACAAGTTCGACGACGACCACGTGCTGGCGGCCAACATGTACGTGCTCGACATGATGGACGACAGCGGCCGCATCATCCGCGAGGAGGTGCCGATGCGCAACGCGCTGAACGAGGTGCTGCGCGACTGGTACGTCGGCGACTGCCAGGCCGGCGTCGATCGCTGGAACAAGCGCGTGCTCGAGGCGCACGGCATGTCGGACCGCATCGTGCTGCCGTCGCGCAAGTTCCACCGCAAGGTGGGTGTCTATGCCGGCAAGCACTTCGACCCCTACGGCAACCCGCTGACCACCGAAGAGTGGGAGCGCAAGAAGTACGAGTGGCTGCCCTCGCCCGAGGACAAGCAGTTCCTCCACAGCATCCAGGCCACCCCGGTCTACAAGCCGGGCCAGTTCGCCAACTACATCGCGCCGCCGCAGCGTGGCATCAACCGGCAGCCGATCGACTTCGAGTACGTTCGGACGGAGGCCTGATCACGAACGGGCCACAGAGGCACAGAGATCCTTCTGCGAAAGGCCTGTCGGACCGAAGCATGGACGCAAACAAGATCTCGTATCGAACTTTCGACGGCATAGCCACCATCACCGAGAAGCGAAAGCCGGACTGCGATGGACGTTAAGACGGTTGCGGTTCTCGGCGCCGGGACGATGGGCCACGGCATTGCGCATGCGGCGATGGCCGCCGGCTACGCCACGGCGCTCTACGATGTCTCGCCGGCGCAGTTGGACAAGGGCAAGGCCGCGATCGACGCCGTGATCCAGAAGGGCGTCGAGTTGGGCAAGGTCACGGCTGATGAGGCGGCGTCAATGCGCGCGCGCCTCCGGTCGTGCACCGTCGTCGCTGACGCCGTGCGCGACGCCGACATCGTGATCGAGGCGGCGCCGGAGAAGATCGACCTCAAGCTGGCGCTCTTCCGCGAGGTGGAAGCGGCGGCGCCGGCCCACGCCGTGCTGGCCTCGAACACCTCGGCGCTCAGCATCACCGAGATGGCCGCGGTGCTGGCCAACCCCGGCCGCATGGGCGGCATGCACTTCTTCAACCCCGTGCATCGCATGAAGCTGATCGAAGTGGTGAAGGCGCTCGAGACCACGCCCGAGACGATCGCGGTGATGGAAGCGGTGTCGGCGAAGATGGGGAAGGAGACGGTGCTGGTCAGGGAGTCACCGGGCTTCGTCACCTCGCGCATCAACGCGATGATCGGCAACGAAGCGTTCTACATGCTGCAGGAAGGCGTGGCCAGCGCGCGCGACATCGACAAGGCGCTGAAGCTCGGGTTGAACCACCCGATGGGGCCGTTCGAACTGGTGGACCTGGTGGGGCTCGACACCCGCCTGAGCATCCTGCAGTACCTGCACCGGACGCTCGGCGAGAAGTTCCGCCCCTGCCCCCTGCTCGAGCAGCACGTCCGCGACGGACGGCTGGGCCGCAAGGCCGGCAAGGGCGTTTACGACTACTGAATGATGATCGTGCCCTTCAGGCCCGCGTTGTCGGGCAGGTTGTGGTCGTGAAACCCGCAGCTCCGGGCGGTGTTGAAGTTGCCCGAGGTCCGCTGCTGTCCCGCCGTCAGGAACCCGATCTGGTTGATCTCGACGCACTGCGTATGTTCAGGGTGCGGGTTGGACGACATGTCATGGGCGCGGCTGTCGTTGTTCACGATGGTGACGCGGCCGCCGCGCGCAATCGTCACGCTGGCCGGGCTCACGGCGCCGTTCGCGCCGATAGTGATGGTGGCCGTATCGCTCGGCGTACCGGTAGTTGGTGTGGTCGGCGTCGGGGTGGTGGCGGTCGGGGTGGTGGGGGTCGACGAACTGCCACCACCGCAAGCTGCCACTGAGGCGGCGACCAACACGGCCACGCCCACTCCGGCCCAGATCGACTGCTTCATACTGCGTGAACTCCTAGTAGAACTTCCGCGACAGATTGAATCCAATATACCAGTCATCGTGTGAACTGCCGCCCCGTGCGACGTTGGCCAGCGTCGTTCCAACCCCGTTCGAGAAGTTGATCTGGAACAGGTGTCCGCCCGCTTGCTGCTCGATGCCGAACGACACCAGGGTGGCTCCGGGATCGTGGCCGGCCACCCGTGGCGTGGCCTCCAACACCAGGTACGTCGACTTGCGCACGCGTACGCGCGCTCCCAGGCCGACCATGGTGGTGTCGTTGTCGTCAACCAACTCGGCCGGCTGCGGATTGGAGTTGTTGACCCAGGCCGGCTGCACGTACAGCGCCGCGCGGTCACCAATCTCGCGTGAAATCACGGCGGCGATTCCCGGCGAGTAACTGTCGCGGAAGTTGTCGGTCCCTTCGGCGGTGGCGAGGACGCTGACGCCCACGGGAAAGTTCCTCTGCGATTTGAGTTCGTACTGACCGAAGAACTGGATCGTGCGATCGGAAGTGCGGTAGATGCCAATCTGTCCGCCTCGCACCAGGCCGTAGCGGACTTCCAGGCCGATCAGCGCGCCTGAGTCGAACCCGAAGAAATCATCGACCAGATCCGACAGGTCGCCCTGGCCGAGCGGACGGGCGAATCGATGCGTCATCCGGAATGCCATCTTGTGGCGCGGCAGCCGCAAGTTGGTCGCCAGCGTCGCGAGGCCGAAGTCGGGCTGCGCCTTGTTGGGATCCTGGTCCGGATCGTCTTCCTGGGCGCCGGCCGCCGGGGGTGTCCCCGGAGGCGTCTGGGCCAGGGCCGGCGCGGCGGCCACCATGGCAAATCCCAACCACAGCATGAACAGTCGAAGGATTCTCACAGCGTCTCCTAGTCGTTCTTCGCGCCGAGCTGAATCCAGCGGCGAATGATACTGATCTGTCCGGACGTCAGGTACGGTCCGTTGCTCCGGGGCATGCGCACGCCGGCGATGTCCGGCGCGCCCTCCAGTTTCTTGAGCAGGTAGCTGCCCTCCGGATCGCCCGGTACCACCAGTATCGCACCGGCCTTCGTGCGGCTGGCCTGTCCGACGAGCGATTGGTGGGCCTGCCCCTCGACGAGGTTGAGGCCTCCGCTCGGCGTGCGGCCAACGGAGGTGTGGCATTGCGTACAGGGCAGGCGGCCGCTGCCGTCGCTGGCGCTGAAGATCTCACGCTGGATGCTCGAGAGCGTGGGTTGCAGGTTCGGTGTCGGCCCGGCGACGTCCCGCAGGGGTTCGTCGCAGGCAATCGAAGGTGCGAGGCCGATGGTGAGGACGGCAAACAGCGCGATGTGCCGGTACGGAATCATGGATGGATGGCCTTCTCCTGGGTTTATTTTCGCGTCGTGACTACGAGCAGGCCCTGCATGTCGTCGTGGCCTTTGCCGCAGTATTCGGAACAGAGGATGGGGAACTCGCCAGGGGCCAAGGCGAAGAAGTCGATTGTCACGGCGGTGCCGCCGCGCGGGACGGTCTTTTCGACCTTGAACTTCTTGATCGCGACTCCGTGGACGCCGTCGGCCGAGGTTACGACCAGCCGGATGTGCTCGCCTTCGGTCACCTCGATGCGGGCCGGCTCGAACGCGAACTTCTTCGCCACCACTTCGATGATCCGTGGCGCAGAAGCCGCGGCGGGGTCCTGTTGGGCCGGTGGCATCACTGCCATACCCAACAGGAGCGCCGTCCCCGCCGCGGCAACTGAATCTGCAATAAATGTCGTGAGGGCGGTCACCTGACTTGACCTATAGCAAGGCTGATGCCGACTCGGCGGCGGGGCGCTTCATAGGGCCATGCTGGGTCTCAGCGGCCAAAACGTGGTCCGGGGCCGTCGTGCGGCGTAAGCGCTTACGGTCGACGTAAGGCGCTCAGCCTTCGAGGCGATGCTTCGCCAGGTAGTGGCTGAGGGCGCGCTGGCTGATGCCCATCAGCTCGGCGGCGTCCTTCTTGACCCCTCGCGCCTGCTCCAGGGCCCGCCGCATGGTTTCCCGTTCCGCCCACTCGAGATTCTGGTGGAGCTTGAGGGACGGGACCGCCGCCGTCGCCGGTGTCGCGGTGGCGCTCATCAGCCACACCGATTGGCTCGTCAGCCGGGTGCTGGTGGCGAGGACGACGGCGCGCTCGATGGTGTTCTCCAGTTCGCGCACGTTGCCCGGCCAGCCGTAGCCGGCGAGCTCCGCCATCGCCTTCTCGTCCACACCTTCGATCTTCTTCCCGGTCCGTTCGGCAAACCGCCGCACGAAGTGGTCAACGAGGAGGGGAATGTCCTCCGGCCGTTCCCGCAACGGGGGCATCTCGATCGGGATCACGTTCAGCCGATAGAACAAGTCCTCGAGGAACCGTCCCTCCGACACCAGCTGGCGGAGGTCGCGATTGGTGGCGGCGATCACGCGGACGTCCACCCGCTGCGTGCGCTCGGCGCCGAGCGGCTCGAACTCGCGGTCCTGCAGGACGCGCAACAGCTTGGCCTGGACCGACAGCGTGATGGTGCCGATCTCGTCGAGGAAGATGGTGCCGCCTTCGGCCAGCGCGAAGCGGCCCTTCTTGGTGAAGGTGGCGCCGGTGAAGGCGCCGCGAACGTGCCCGAACAGCTCCGACTCCAGCAGCGTCTCGGGGATGGCCGCGCAGTTGACCTTGATCATCGGCATGTTGCGCTGCGCGCTGCGGGCGTGAATGGCGCGCGCGACCAGCTCCTTGCCGGTGCCGGTCTCGCCGGTGACGAGCACGGTGCTCTTGGATTCGGCGACCATCTCGGCGCGGGTGATGACGTCGCGAATCGGCCGGCTGCGCCCGATGATCCCGTAGTGATCGAACTCCGCGTCGCGCTCGCTGAGCAGGTAGCGCAGGCCGGTGCGGGCGCGCTGATCCTCGAGGGCGCGGCGGGTCAGCACCAGCAGCTCGTCCACGTCGAAGGGCTTCTGCAGGTAGTCGCGGGCGCCCAGTTTCATGGCTTCGACCGCGCTTTCGATGCTGCCGTGCGCGGTCATCATCACGATGGCCGGGCGCTCGGCCTCCGGCGTGGACGCCGCCAGCTCGCGGATTACGTCGAGGCCGGTGCGGTCCGGCATCAGGAAGTCGATGATCAGCAGGTCGAACGCGCGCTCGCTCAGGCAGCGCGCGGCCTCGCGCGCATTCGACGCCGTGGTCACTTCGTAACCCTCGTCCCGCAGGGCGCGGCCGAGGGTCTTGAGGATCTTTGCTTCGTCGTCGGCGAGGAGGATGCTGCCGGCCATGTCTGTTGTATAGCCTACCGCGTCCGCGCGTCAGCCTTCACTTCGTGCCGGGGCGTCGCCGAGTTCGACCCGAAACTCGGTGCCCTCGCCGGCCCGGGTCGCGACGGTGATGGCGCCGCCGAGGCCGTCAACGATGTTCTTGGCGATGGCCAGGCCGAGGCCGGTGCCGGCGCGCCGTGTCGTGAAGTACGGGTCGAAGATGCGGGGCAGGTCCTCGTCGGCGATGCCCTTGCCGTTGTCACGGATGGTGATGGCGATGCGGCGGTCGCCGGTGGCGCGCGTGAGCAGCCCGACGGCGGCGCCCGGCGTGTCTTCCACGGCATGCTGGGCATTGGCCAGGAGGTTGATCAGCACGGTGCGGAGGCGTTCACCGTCGGTGACCAGTTCCGGCAAGCCGGCGCCGAGCTCGAGGGCGACCGGCTGGCCCTGGCCGGCGGCGACGGCGGCCGCCGCGTCGCGGCAGACCCGGTTGACGTCGGTGGGCGCCGGGTCGAAGCGGATCGGCCGCGCCACGTCGAGCACATCGTTGACCAGCCGGTTGAGGCGGTCGATCTCGCCGTCGATGTCGGTCGCCGCATCGCGCACGTCGGCGGCCGTGGCGCCGTCACGCGCGAGCGTGCGCAGCGCGCCCTTGATGATCATCAGCGGATTGCGGACCTCGTGGGCGATGACGGTGGAGAGCCGGCCGAGCGACGACAGCCGCTCGCGCTGACCGGCCTCGCGCTGGAACCGGACGATCGAGTCCGTCAGCAGGTTGAACGTCGTCGCCAGCATGTGCGCATCGTCGTCATCCCAGCCGCCCTGCCGCCGGGTGGGGATCTTGCGGGTGAGGTCGCCGGTCGCCGCGATCTGGCGCATGTGATCGGTGATGGTGGCGAGCGGTCGGGAAATGGTGCGCGCCACGCCGTAGCTGACGACAATGGCGAGCAGCGTGGCGCCCAGGGCGATGCCGGCGAGGGCGGCCTGGATGGCGCCGAGCGACCGCAGGCGCTCGCTGCGCGAGCGCAGCACGATGGCCGCGGGGTCCCGCGGCGCGCCGCCGGGGCCCAGCGGCTGCGTGAGCGCCACGTACTCCTCGGTGCCGATCACGATGCGCCCGGGGTGCGACCCCGCCAGCAGGGCCGCCAGGGCCTCGCGCGATGCCGGCCCCAGGGTCGAGGCGCGGACCGCGCCGCCCATGGCGAACGCGATGTCGGCGCCGGTCAGCGCCTTGAACTGGGCCGCGCGCCGGTCGTCGAGCAGGTAGCCGATGCTCAGCACCCCGAGCACCTCCGGGCGTTCGAGGCCGAGCGTGACCGGCACGCTGACCACTTCCAGGACGCCACTCGGATGTTGCCAGAACGCCGGCGTCACCTTGCCTTCGAGGGCCAGCTTGAGATCGGCCGCCGACGCCGAGGCGGGCTGCGTGGCCGGTTCGCCGGCCAGGCCGAGCAGCTCGCCGTGGGGACCGCTGACCATCAACAGGTCGGCGCCGGCCTGCAGCCGGTAGTCGGCGGCGATCGGTTGCAGCGTCGGCCGGTCGCCAATTTCGACCACGGCCTTGAACTTGGGAAGGTCGGCGATCAGCCGCGCGGTGCGGCTGACATTCTCGAACTGCGTGCGCCGTTGCTCGTCCACCAGCGTCGCCGCCTCGGTGAGGTCGCGCTGCAGCTCGGCTTCCGTCTGGCTGGTCATGCGCGCGCTGACGAAATAGACCGCGGCGCCGATCGACAGCATGGCCAGCAGCGCGCTGGCCAGGAAGATGCGATTGGTGATCGAGCCCAGCACGCGCATCACGGCACCACCAGATCGGCCTCGGCCCATCCGGAGGCCGGCACCACGACCGAGCGCGTGAGGCGCGGCTCGCCCTCGTACCACCCGACCACCGAGTAGGTGCCGGCGGGTACCGCGGGCAGGACGTAGCGGCCGTCATCTTCGGTCACGTCGAAGAAGGGGTGATTGAAGACCAGCACGAACGCGTTCATGTGCGAGTGGATGTCGCAGAAGACGCGGACCACGCCGGGGCGGTCCATGCGGACCGCCTTGGACTTGCCCGCGGCGTAGCGGCCCAGGTCGAAGCGCCGCGCCCGCGACAACGAAAAGACGTTGTGGTACGTGCGATCGTTGTTGGGAAAGTCCACGAGGGTGCCGACCATCACGGCCAGGACGTGGGGCACGAAGCGCTCGTTGCGCTGGTCCATCACCGCCCGGCCCGGCTCGCGCTCGTCAAACGCCGCGCGCGGCGCCGACTCCAGGTAGACGACTCCGCGGCGCAGGTCGGCGACATCACGCGGCCCCGGCGCGCCCGGAGAGGCGACGTCGGGCCGCCGCTCGGCGGGCCGTGCCAGGCGCCGGATGTCGAGGCGGCCGCGGATGCCGGTGCCGGCGGGCGAGGCTTGCGCCGGCATAGGACTCGGGGCTGCGCCCCTCGTTGGGCTCGCGCCCACGGCGCTCGTGGGGTGGGTGGGGAAAAGGAGGAGCACCCCCAGGAGCGCTGAAGGCGCGACCCCCAGGAGGCCGCGAAAGCGGCCGACCCCTACGAGGGCCGCAGGCCCGAGCCCCACGCGCGGCCGAAGGTCGCGCGCCCTCAGAACCAATAGAGCACCTGCGCGGCGACCAGGTCATCGTGGCGGACGCGGCCGCCGTCCCGGCGGTTTCGCTGCCACGCGCCCTTGAGCATGATGTTGCGCGTCACCGAGTAGCCGGCGCCGGCCTCGAGGCGCCAGGTGTCGGCATCCCAGGTATTGCGAAGGCGCGACCCGAG contains:
- a CDS encoding TetR/AcrR family transcriptional regulator — encoded protein: MAKSASASDRRTEILKSAAAAFRRRGYHGASVDEIASALEMTKGNLYYYFKNKEEILFACHDYSLDLLLTLMADVQAETSSPDAKLRKLVLAFVHLILDELHGTALTLDPEALSPVLFKRVIVKRDQFDQGVRAIIQQGIDEGLFKPGDPKLIEFAMMGAINWIPKWFAPEGPATSDQIGDAFVDYLVGGLLKK
- a CDS encoding HD-GYP domain-containing protein; protein product: MRLVRIEELRAGDRLGRDIFARPEALPLLRAGIRVSDGYKRSLVRSGITAVWIDDGLSAGIEPIEMVAEATKQKARGAIADALREASETLATGGTLSRDTVRDMRGVAELIVGDVEQNVHSALALSDLANADSYTLKHSLAVTTLGLVLGSRVMRKYGWTDGDGHRRFDGIEDRLLELGVGLLLHDIGKLAVPPEILRKPGPLTGEEWTAMRAHPTLGFEILSKADGISLLSRAVVRSHHERWLGNGYPDGLAGTAIHLFARIAAVADVFDALTSDRHYRKAMPLREAYDFVVDRADRDFDREVVSVFQSSVAPYPPGTPVRLSDGRGGLVQEVQLGDVISPIIRVVVNAAGELIPPQVVDLSTAVDLTIVSTEVEIPAEVPLPH
- the boxC gene encoding 2,3-epoxybenzoyl-CoA dihydrolase encodes the protein MEHTVTAPSVTFETSPAQYQHWKLTVDGNVATLAMDVNEDRGMRPNDYKLKLNSYDLGVDIELADVLQRLRFEHPEVHAVVLTSLKPRIFCAGANIFMLGTSSHAFKVNFCKFTNETRLGMEDMSAHSGIKFMAAVNGICAGGGYELALACDEILLVDDGSASVGLPETPLLGVLPGTGGLTRVVDKRKVRRDLADDFSTLVEGVRGKRAVEGRFVDAVYPTSKFQEAVARRANELAAQSDRPQAGPGVTLGPLNPSIDGDTIQYKYVKVVIDRAKRRCALTIAAPDSPQPATPDEFLAAGDQSWAIRAFRELDDALLRLRLNEPEIGTVVLRATGDPKAVLAVDASLDAHKSHWLVREIVSLIRRTLKRVDLTSRSFFALIEPGNAFAGTLFELALAADRVYMLDHPDEPNSIALSVMNGGAYPMSNGITRLQVRFLGEPDSVGTALSHDGPFDAQEALAAGLVFSAPDDIDWDDEVRMALEARAAFSPDALTGMEANLRFAGPETMETKIFGRLTAWQNWIFQRPNAVGERGALMTYGREGRPTFDFKRT
- the boxB gene encoding benzoyl-CoA 2,3-epoxidase subunit BoxB encodes the protein MISAERIPNNVNLSDNKRLLRALEHWQPAYLDWWRDMGPPGFQDSHQVYLRTAVSVDAAGWAHFDYVKLPEYRWGIFLAEPTHDRRIGFGDFKGQPVWQEVPGEFRNQLRRLIVIQGDTEPASVEQQRSLGAHCPSLYDLRNLFQVNVEEGRHLWAMVYLLHSHFGRDGREEAEALLERRSGNDDTPRMLEAFNEPIDTWLDFFAFTMFTDRDGKSQLLSLSESSLDPLSRTTRFMLTEEAHHMFVGETGIARILERTCQLLRESGFSGDVRRAGGIDLPLIQKFVNFWFSQSLDLHGSEVSSNAAAYFSNGLKGRAEEDKFDDDHVLAANMYVLDMMDDSGRIIREEVPMRNALNEVLRDWYVGDCQAGVDRWNKRVLEAHGMSDRIVLPSRKFHRKVGVYAGKHFDPYGNPLTTEEWERKKYEWLPSPEDKQFLHSIQATPVYKPGQFANYIAPPQRGINRQPIDFEYVRTEA
- a CDS encoding 3-hydroxyacyl-CoA dehydrogenase NAD-binding domain-containing protein; translated protein: MDVKTVAVLGAGTMGHGIAHAAMAAGYATALYDVSPAQLDKGKAAIDAVIQKGVELGKVTADEAASMRARLRSCTVVADAVRDADIVIEAAPEKIDLKLALFREVEAAAPAHAVLASNTSALSITEMAAVLANPGRMGGMHFFNPVHRMKLIEVVKALETTPETIAVMEAVSAKMGKETVLVRESPGFVTSRINAMIGNEAFYMLQEGVASARDIDKALKLGLNHPMGPFELVDLVGLDTRLSILQYLHRTLGEKFRPCPLLEQHVRDGRLGRKAGKGVYDY
- a CDS encoding DUF5777 family beta-barrel protein, which translates into the protein MRILRLFMLWLGFAMVAAAPALAQTPPGTPPAAGAQEDDPDQDPNKAQPDFGLATLATNLRLPRHKMAFRMTHRFARPLGQGDLSDLVDDFFGFDSGALIGLEVRYGLVRGGQIGIYRTSDRTIQFFGQYELKSQRNFPVGVSVLATAEGTDNFRDSYSPGIAAVISREIGDRAALYVQPAWVNNSNPQPAELVDDNDTTMVGLGARVRVRKSTYLVLEATPRVAGHDPGATLVSFGIEQQAGGHLFQINFSNGVGTTLANVARGGSSHDDWYIGFNLSRKFY
- a CDS encoding cupredoxin domain-containing protein, with the protein product MTALTTFIADSVAAAGTALLLGMAVMPPAQQDPAAASAPRIIEVVAKKFAFEPARIEVTEGEHIRLVVTSADGVHGVAIKKFKVEKTVPRGGTAVTIDFFALAPGEFPILCSEYCGKGHDDMQGLLVVTTRK